From the genome of Geminicoccaceae bacterium:
AGCGTATGAACGAAACGGGTCGACTTCTCGCCTTTCGTCCGGCAACGCGCGTTCATTCGCCGCGCCTGGAAATCTCCGCAATTCGAACAGGAGGAAATCTCGCGATAGGCATCCTGCCCCGGCAGCCAGACTTCCAGGTCATGGGTCTTGCGCGCGCCGAAGCCGGTATCGCCGGAGCAGAGCGTCATCACCCGATACGGCAGGCCCAGACGTTGCAGGATGACCTCGGCGCAACCGGTCATCCGCGCATGTTCATCCTCGGATTGCTCGGGCACGGTGATGCTGACAAGTTCCACCTTCTGGAACTGATGCTGGCGAATCATGCCGCGCGTGTCCTTGCCGGCGGCTCCCGCCTCGGACCGGAAGCAATGGGTCGACGCCGTGAAGCGATAGGGAAGCTCGGCGGCATCGATGATTTCGCCAGCAACCAGATTGGTCAGCACCACTTCCGCAGTCGGAATCAGCCAGCGCCCATCTGTGGTCCGAAACAGGTCTTCGGCGAATTTCGGCAACTGGTTGGTGCCATAGACGGCCTGGTCGCGCACGAGCAGCGGTGGCGAGATTTCCGTATAGCCGTGCTCGCCCGTCTGTACATCGAGCATGAACTGGGCAATCGCCCGTTCCAGACGCGCCAGCTGACCCTTGAGCACGACGAACCGCGAACCGGACATTTTCGCTGCCCGTTCCAGATCCATGCCCAGTGCCGGACCGATCTCGTCATGCTCCCTCGGCTCGAATGCGAAACTGCGAGGTTCTCCCCACCTGCGTTCCTCCCGGTTGTCGACGTCGGAGGCGCCGTCCGGAACATCGTCGGCCAAGAGATTGGGCA
Proteins encoded in this window:
- the serS gene encoding serine--tRNA ligase; amino-acid sequence: MHDLRWLRENPDAFDQGMKRRGLSPMAAEILELDKEKRGVETKVQEEQSDRNRLSREIGQRRGPDGKPPQDLIDQVAALKDSLKAGEARLKELEEELTARLSALPNLLADDVPDGASDVDNREERRWGEPRSFAFEPREHDEIGPALGMDLERAAKMSGSRFVVLKGQLARLERAIAQFMLDVQTGEHGYTEISPPLLVRDQAVYGTNQLPKFAEDLFRTTDGRWLIPTAEVVLTNLVAGEIIDAAELPYRFTASTHCFRSEAGAAGKDTRGMIRQHQFQKVELVSITVPEQSEDEHARMTGCAEVILQRLGLPYRVMTLCSGDTGFGARKTHDLEVWLPGQDAYREISSCSNCGDFQARRMNARCRTKGEKSTRFVHTLNGSGLAVGRTLVAVIENYQEADGSVTIPEALRAYTGGMERLVPNG